AAGAACTTTAATAAAGAGGTGGTGTCGTAGCTCATGATCGTACCAACATGACTGctttaacatatatttttgtggttccaCGCCGCTTCTCGGCTGGAGAGTCTTGAGTAGaactatttgatttaacatgtaaatcacCCTTAACATTGTCTCAGACATGCGTCCTtattacaaacaattcaaGGTTTTAGCCTTATTTACACttacttctttcaaatttatactttaacttttatactttcaccaatttattattttttcgaaattcgaacggGATAACAAACAACAGCTTTTGCAGTTAACGAGATCAAAATCTAATCCAGCAAGTTTTTAAACTTGAGGGTGGGGTTAAGtaagaattcacgccgtaagtacgtcttaaatttcaaaaattttgtcgcatCGAAAACTGATTGAAAACTGCCACCCTACAAAAACGATAggtacgtcaaaataaacagtgatgcgttttattttgaattttgaagcgCTCTTACAGTGATAATTGGTAAAGTTAGCTAAGCTTTGCTAAGAATCTAATTCAAGCCTTAAACGCgcccaaaatattcaaattttcatcgtgataaaagtgaattttacgatCCAACTTTACAAAACCGATACGTCAGAATAACAATAATGCGTTTTATTTCAAAGTTGAGGCGGACTTCCTATGTTAATTGCTGTAtcttagaataatttcgatttttatcgaaaaatgtctcctcatttttccttaatttcaactaacaatttccttatttctccttatttttgtgctaaaacctccttaattccttaataaggagtccAAATTTAGAGTGAGAGGCCTGATCTTGTTTAATTGTTCAGCATTtagtacaaaatcttttacttcatttgttttaagaaACAGTTTTTCACCGTTAGTTAACCAGAGGTCTTCCGTTAcatttgtcgataacagataattaGAAAGGAAATGCATATTTGAATTATAATTGATTCCGTGTCGTTTGTGGTAACGTTTTCGGTAAATGttctaaattaaattgcaaaatatttaGTACAAAGTCACTACAAAGGTTATAATCGTTTTGCAATTTCAGcaaagaataataaaaaattatccGAAAACATCTTTACCTTGCCATCAACTGCTTGAAAGATTGATATAAATCTGGAGAGCTATGCTTACTGAAATGAGTGAAAAATGTTCTTGTCTAAAGTGGTGACACCTTTCTGCGATAATAACAAAAACTTAGAAGCCCACTGgtattattcaaataaatcaaaagacGATAAAACCATCAGTTTATTGTAGCTAAATCGAGTCTTTCAAAATTCTTACCTCTTTTAATCAACTAACGCCTGACATGCAGCTGATATTCGTTTACATCCAACTTCTAATTGTTCCCGCGAGTAAGCATAGCATATTCTGATATGATTTGCCATACCAAACGAGCATCCCGGAACAACACAAACCAAATAATCTTCCAGCAAATATTCGGCGAAATCAACGTCGTTGGCAATTAGCTTCCCATTTTTTGTTCGCTTGTTTATCACTCCTTTGcacgaaacaaacaaatagAATGCACCTTGAGGCCTGGCCACTGATAGACCGTTCATTGATCCCAACTCAGACACCACAAAGTCACGTCGATGTCTGTATGTTGCTGTTCTTTCTGCCATGAACGAGTGATCACCGTTCAATGCTTCAACTGCAGCTTCTTGGGCGATAGAGTTCGGATTTGAAGTGCACAGTGATTGTAGCATTGTAACAGCTGCAATAACTTTGACGTCACCCACAACGTAACCGATTCGCCATCCAGTCATTGCATATGCTTTGGATACGCCATTTACGACGAAAACACGATCGTACAATTTTGGTTCGACTTGAGCGATCGTACAGAACGTTTCGTCGTATGTTATGAACTCATAAATATCGTCGGAAATGATATTGACATGGGGATATTCTAGTAACACTGCAGCTAATC
This window of the Bradysia coprophila strain Holo2 unplaced genomic scaffold, BU_Bcop_v1 contig_324, whole genome shotgun sequence genome carries:
- the LOC119079593 gene encoding probable aspartate/prephenate aminotransferase, whose translation is MELSVRMSLIKPSSTISLTDKANKLRMEGKNICVLSIGQPDFDTPNHIKKAGIQAIFDGKTKYTAMDGTAELKDAIIAKLRRDNQLEYKRDQICVGAGAKQVLFNLFMATISAGDEVIVPAPYYDNYVDMVNIFGGVSVVIQCEKDFKLTPEQLKGKITRHTKWLILNSPNNPSGAVYSRDDLKGLAAVLLEYPHVNIISDDIYEFITYDETFCTIAQVEPKLYDRVFVVNGVSKAYAMTGWRIGYVVGDVKVIAAVTMLQSLCTSNPNSIAQEAAVEALNGDHSFMAERTATYRHRRDFVVSELGSMNGLSVARPQGAFYLFVSCKGVINKRTKNGKLIANDVDFAEYLLEDYLVCVVPGCSFGMANHIRICYAYSREQLEVGCKRISAACQALVD